One window from the genome of Syntrophales bacterium encodes:
- a CDS encoding BNR repeat-containing protein, translating into MDIQRWCKCRFLMMIFALAPVFILSQAIAVYAGPWSIRTIDAPRQFKNLTSRSILIDNGQPHIAYGQDHLYHAWYDGKEWRKEIVDSSPKVGEYASIAVDAGHRLHVSYYDSINGRLKYATRAASSGAVWSSETVGDTSGNNVGLYSSIAVDGAGKVHISYYDLDNGDLKYASRASGAASWSVQRVDEDGNVGQYSSIAVEGGGNVHISYYDATSNRQDLKYATNVTGVWVKSTPDSAGNVGQYSVLAVDAAGKVHISYYDSSNGYLKFIAGKSAVWGASEIVDSVGNVGKFASLALSVNLKGESIAHIAYYDSTGASLRYATNTTGLWVVDSTLDSGGDVGKYASLALSVDKDGNPVVHISYFDATFNNLKYISNSNLAWVSSTIDTAGDAGRYSSLAVDKKGRLHIGYYDLLARKLKYATNESGVWLESIVPDSGDVGRYASLAVDANGFVHISYYDLDNKDLRYATNASGAWAFALVDGAGDVGSYTSLKIDSLGMIHISYYDASQGALKHATNASGVWVPETVDDPVANDVGWYNSLALDENDKLHISYYDVTDRNLKYANNVSGSWDVSTTVDAADDVGKYSSLAIDGKGKLHIGYYDETNGRLKYATNATGAWVSEIADGAGFVGSFTSLALDRSDKVHIGYQDAIGGDLKYATNVSGSWKTSIVDDAGDVGGYASLAVEGSGAVHISYYDAENGDLKYAAKYVPGEGGGGGCFIATAAYGSYMEPHVLILRQFRDVILLPSDLGRRFVNAYYRYSPPLAAFIASHETLRFIARMFLLPLVAASYMLLSHGLAATFALIFIFTLALLVIFRFVRRKNVFPLSD; encoded by the coding sequence GTGGATATTCAGCGATGGTGTAAATGCCGTTTCTTAATGATGATCTTCGCGCTTGCCCCTGTTTTCATTCTTTCCCAGGCGATAGCGGTTTATGCCGGACCATGGAGCATTCGGACAATAGATGCACCCAGGCAGTTCAAAAATCTTACATCGAGATCCATCTTGATCGACAACGGGCAGCCGCATATCGCCTATGGACAGGATCATCTTTATCATGCTTGGTATGACGGGAAAGAATGGCGTAAGGAAATCGTGGATTCTTCGCCAAAGGTTGGAGAGTATGCGAGCATCGCCGTTGACGCCGGCCATAGGTTGCATGTCAGTTATTACGATTCCATAAACGGGCGCTTGAAGTATGCGACCAGGGCAGCATCGTCCGGCGCCGTATGGAGCAGTGAGACGGTCGGTGATACAAGCGGCAATAACGTCGGGCTGTACAGTTCAATCGCCGTGGATGGCGCCGGGAAGGTTCATATCAGCTACTATGACCTGGATAATGGCGATCTGAAATATGCGAGCCGAGCGTCCGGCGCCGCCTCCTGGAGCGTGCAGCGGGTGGATGAGGATGGGAACGTGGGCCAGTACAGCTCCATTGCTGTTGAGGGCGGCGGCAATGTTCATATCAGCTATTATGATGCAACCTCAAATCGCCAGGATTTGAAGTATGCGACAAATGTAACCGGCGTCTGGGTAAAATCCACCCCTGACAGTGCTGGAAATGTGGGTCAGTACAGCGTCCTTGCTGTTGACGCCGCCGGGAAGGTTCATATCAGTTATTATGATTCAAGTAACGGTTATCTGAAATTTATCGCAGGAAAATCGGCTGTCTGGGGAGCGTCCGAGATCGTGGACAGTGTCGGAAATGTTGGCAAGTTCGCCTCTCTTGCCCTTTCGGTCAATCTAAAGGGAGAATCGATTGCCCATATCGCTTATTACGACAGCACCGGCGCCAGTTTGAGATACGCCACCAACACAACGGGCCTTTGGGTCGTTGATTCAACGCTGGACAGCGGCGGCGACGTTGGGAAATACGCTTCTCTTGCGCTGTCGGTTGATAAGGACGGAAATCCAGTAGTGCACATAAGTTATTTTGACGCTACCTTTAACAATTTGAAATATATCTCCAATTCAAATCTTGCCTGGGTTTCTTCAACCATCGATACCGCCGGGGACGCCGGCAGGTACAGCTCGCTGGCGGTTGATAAAAAAGGAAGGCTGCACATCGGCTACTATGACCTCCTTGCCCGGAAACTGAAATACGCGACCAACGAATCGGGCGTCTGGCTGGAGTCCATTGTGCCCGATAGCGGCGACGTTGGCCGGTATGCTTCATTGGCCGTTGACGCAAACGGCTTTGTTCATATCAGCTATTATGATTTGGATAACAAGGATCTTCGTTATGCCACCAATGCCTCGGGGGCTTGGGCTTTCGCCTTGGTGGATGGCGCCGGCGACGTGGGAAGCTATACGTCGCTGAAAATAGATTCGTTGGGCATGATTCATATCAGCTATTACGATGCCTCCCAGGGCGCCCTGAAACATGCGACTAATGCTTCGGGCGTCTGGGTTCCCGAGACGGTGGATGATCCGGTTGCGAATGATGTCGGATGGTACAACTCCCTTGCTCTCGACGAGAACGACAAGCTGCATATCAGCTATTACGATGTAACGGATAGAAACCTGAAATACGCAAACAATGTCTCCGGGAGCTGGGATGTTTCCACAACCGTTGATGCGGCGGACGATGTCGGAAAATATTCTTCGCTTGCCATCGACGGGAAGGGAAAACTTCATATCGGTTACTATGATGAGACTAATGGACGTCTGAAATATGCCACGAACGCAACCGGCGCCTGGGTAAGCGAGATCGCCGACGGCGCCGGCTTTGTTGGTTCCTTCACTTCTTTGGCCCTGGACCGGTCAGACAAGGTTCATATCGGCTATCAGGATGCAATCGGCGGTGATTTGAAATACGCGACGAATGTCTCCGGTTCGTGGAAGACATCCATTGTTGACGATGCCGGCGATGTGGGGGGCTATGCCTCGCTTGCCGTCGAGGGTTCCGGGGCGGTGCATATCAGCTATTACGATGCTGAAAACGGCGATTTGAAGTATGCGGCGAAATACGTCCCGGGCGAAGGCGGCGGCGGTGGTTGTTTCATCGCCACGGCTGCCTACGGATCATATATGGAACCCCATGTGCTGATTTTAAGACAGTTCCGGGATGTCATTCTGCTGCCGAGCGATCTGGGACGCAGGTTCGTCAACGCCTACTATCGTTATTCCCCGCCTTTGGCCGCATTTATAGCCAGCCACGAGACGCTGAGATTCATCGCCAGGATGTTCCTTTTGCCTTTGGTGGCGGCCAGCTATATGCTGCTTAGTCACGGCCTGGCAGCAACCTTCGCGCTGATTTTTATTTTTACCCTGGCGTTGCTGGTAATTTTCCGTTTTGTTCGGAGGAAAAATGTTTTTCCTCTAAGCGATTGA
- a CDS encoding DUF1566 domain-containing protein: protein MSGVKGFWLRVFLLALWALNPLQAALVSAGPVQLPQTGQQLCWNAEGAVISCSGSGQDGDLKSGAPWSASRFTEQGQTITDTLTGLMWTKDANAPGAAVCAIGVPKTWQGAIIHVKCLNDSSFLGYNDWRLPNVRELRSLINYGQATPSSWLEISPGFANVQEGYYWSSSSFALSLKNAWSVGFWAGGVEVKDKSDNLYIWPVRAGR, encoded by the coding sequence ATGAGCGGGGTAAAGGGTTTTTGGCTGCGGGTGTTTCTCTTGGCTCTGTGGGCGCTTAATCCTCTGCAGGCAGCGCTCGTTAGTGCAGGCCCGGTGCAGTTGCCGCAGACGGGTCAGCAGTTGTGCTGGAATGCGGAGGGCGCCGTAATTTCCTGTTCCGGCTCCGGGCAGGATGGGGATTTAAAGAGTGGGGCGCCTTGGTCGGCCTCGCGGTTTACGGAGCAGGGGCAGACGATAACGGATACCCTGACGGGTTTGATGTGGACGAAGGATGCCAATGCCCCCGGCGCCGCTGTTTGCGCAATAGGCGTTCCCAAAACTTGGCAGGGTGCCATTATCCATGTAAAGTGTCTTAATGACTCATCATTTCTTGGTTATAACGACTGGCGCTTGCCCAATGTCAGGGAACTGAGAAGTCTGATTAATTACGGTCAGGCCACCCCCTCGTCCTGGCTGGAAATCTCTCCCGGTTTTGCCAATGTCCAGGAAGGCTACTATTGGTCGTCCAGCAGTTTTGCCCTATCACTGAAAAATGCCTGGTCTGTGGGTTTCTGGGCGGGTGGTGTGGAAGTCAAGGATAAATCCGATAACCTCTATATATGGCCCGTGCGCGCCGGACGTTAG
- a CDS encoding DUF1566 domain-containing protein, producing MRGSAFTLMFLCLLGLSGVVNAGSVQMPQTGQQTCWNTVGLEIACPNSGQDGELKKGEPWPTPRFADQGQAITDNLTNLIWTKDANTPGPAACEAGLAKTWQGALDHVKCLNSYAYIGYNDWRLPNVNELESLTNYEINYAGDSDSVLSVSEWLELMGQGFANVQPYSYWSSSSEADAPGFAWVINMYAGYLQSAPKLDMGGYVWPVRTAQTPDLALLGMTVQTAGPFKRLITLEVINSGTAPATGVSVDFYRDGAEGILLHRETIASLDVQEVRSVVYEWDVTGIPVSEEGLLTAYGVINREQTVPEKTHLNNSAALKLAGAFPAIVAFPSIPDGAAAIATRPIFNWGAASGASVYDLYLWKEGEARPAAPIFAGLSAGGIKIRTELAVSSLYHWQVVARNISGQTEGPLWSFTTRASILGDINGDGQVTLADAVLSLSAQIRVVMSKDAIRSDYSTSGVDVTGNGKIGLGETIYILQEVTEIR from the coding sequence ATGAGAGGCAGTGCCTTTACATTGATGTTTTTATGCCTGCTGGGTCTATCCGGCGTTGTTAATGCCGGGTCTGTGCAGATGCCCCAAACGGGGCAGCAAACCTGCTGGAATACCGTAGGTTTGGAGATCGCCTGTCCGAACTCCGGCCAGGATGGGGAGTTAAAAAAGGGGGAACCCTGGCCGACGCCGCGGTTTGCGGACCAGGGGCAAGCAATTACAGACAATCTGACTAATCTGATTTGGACAAAGGATGCCAATACCCCCGGCCCGGCTGCCTGCGAAGCTGGCTTGGCCAAGACCTGGCAAGGGGCGCTGGACCATGTAAAGTGCCTTAATTCATATGCTTACATTGGATACAACGACTGGCGGCTGCCCAACGTCAATGAACTGGAAAGCCTAACCAATTACGAAATCAATTACGCTGGGGACTCCGATAGCGTTCTGTCTGTTTCCGAGTGGTTGGAGTTAATGGGGCAGGGATTTGCGAATGTTCAGCCCTACTCCTACTGGTCGTCCAGCAGCGAGGCGGACGCGCCCGGCTTCGCTTGGGTGATCAATATGTATGCCGGCTATCTGCAATCCGCCCCAAAACTGGATATGGGCGGCTATGTCTGGCCGGTTCGCACCGCCCAGACCCCGGATCTGGCCCTGCTCGGAATGACTGTACAAACGGCAGGCCCGTTTAAAAGGCTAATCACGCTGGAGGTTATCAACAGCGGAACGGCTCCGGCCACAGGGGTGTCGGTGGACTTTTATCGCGATGGCGCGGAGGGGATTCTTTTGCATCGGGAGACGATTGCTTCACTTGACGTCCAGGAGGTGCGCAGCGTCGTATATGAGTGGGACGTAACGGGAATTCCTGTTTCAGAAGAGGGCCTGCTGACTGCGTATGGAGTGATAAACAGGGAGCAGACCGTTCCGGAAAAGACGCATCTAAACAACAGCGCGGCGCTTAAACTTGCCGGGGCATTCCCCGCTATCGTTGCTTTCCCCTCCATCCCCGACGGCGCTGCAGCCATAGCAACCAGACCCATTTTTAACTGGGGGGCCGCCAGCGGCGCTTCCGTTTATGACCTCTATCTGTGGAAGGAGGGCGAAGCAAGGCCGGCAGCGCCGATCTTCGCGGGTTTAAGCGCCGGCGGCATCAAAATCCGGACGGAGCTTGCCGTTTCTTCGCTTTACCACTGGCAGGTTGTTGCCAGAAATATTTCCGGACAAACTGAAGGCCCATTATGGAGTTTTACCACGAGAGCTTCCATTCTCGGAGACATCAACGGCGACGGGCAGGTCACTCTGGCCGATGCGGTTCTGTCTCTATCGGCGCAAATACGCGTAGTCATGAGTAAAGATGCCATCAGAAGCGATTATTCGACATCCGGAGTGGATGTCACCGGCAACGGGAAAATTGGTTTGGGCGAGACGATTTATATCCTGCAGGAAGTGACGGAAATCCGTTAA